The DNA window CACTTTATTGTACCTTAAGCTTCACCCCATTTAATAACAACCAAACAGAACCTATTAGCTAGGAGAATCTGGATTATCACCACTGCTTTGCCATGAAAATAGACACCACTCACCAGGCCTGCATTCTACTGTGCATCATATGTATAGATAATCAATTATGAAAATCTAGAGGTATATCCGTTGAGGTGTATTCGTATCTCGTATCTGGTTAGAGGTCCGAATTAtgaaaatctagaaaataattattcaatctaaatagataatcaattatgagaaatatatataattaattaataattttgaggGTTCCTGAAATTTCGACAGATTctaaagaatgaggaaaagagttaaTTGTACCCTTTAAGGGAGAGGAAGGTCCCCAGTGTAAAAGTCAATGATCTAAACCAATAAAGATGTTACTTGATAAGGGAATATCTAGATTCAATCACAACCAATCTATATGTGATTTGTATTTGATCTATTTACATCTCTATTAGATGTGCTCCCATTGTAGAGTTTTAGTATCTTCATCTATTTGTGATAAATTTGAATAATAATTAAGGAAGAGGATTCTCTAGTGAAACTTTAATATCTACAGCCTGGTAGTTTAGGTGGAGCTCAAAATCTGTGGAGAGGGTGATCCAAAGATTTGTTACTCATATATGAAGCTCTAGTCGGATCATGGCCAATATATTTGATCTTTTTAGTAACAATATATTTGAATTGAATGTTGCCAAATGTACTATAAACAAAAGGGCAAGAAATCGCCACATGGTCAGTAACCCTACACCTATGCAAGTGAATAGGACATGaacatgaatgagatttttattttactaagAGTGGGATGATAATTTTGAGTGTACTTGTGTTTGGGGGCAGGATCCACTCAACTATGCaagtttatttttctctaaataaaattctcaaatttttgGGATCTTCTCATTCCTAATATGTTTGTAAAGAGGAAAAGCGATGCAAGTTGTTTAACGTATGCTAGCGTCTCCttatgtctcttttttttttccctctcccttATGAAATATAAAGTATCTACCCCCTCTTGTGGAAAGAAAGATATAGACATTGGGAGACACTAACTTAAGCTATGCAATCGAGCATGGAACTCAATCCCTATTTTGTATTACAAATTTTCAAACCTCCCAATATCTTAAGACAAAATTAtctttaatataaataaaaaagtaaaagaatgcCACCTGTTCACATAGATCTTGTGACAGACACAAGAGGGTGTAAAATTATTGCCTTGCCTCTGTTAAACACAAAACTCCCAACTTATTGTTGCCGAAAAACTCTCATTCCTATGCCTCATACTGTTCCATGTTATCAGTTATTACCTCATTTAAATTCTTTCTACCAAATGTGCCATTTTTTGTTTAGGGAATTCttttgagaaaattacatgattacccacttttaggtttccctttacaaaattacccacaacaagtttttgttgataaaaatacccaaaattaagtttggatttataaaactactcacccaaagtttcagttaataaaaatactcaaaattaggtttgggtttacaaaactaccaagaatagtgattcttcatattccacatataatcatgtatttttttattactaaaatttTTAGTGGGTGGTTTTGCAAACCTAAActtaattttaggtatttttgtttaacttaaactttaagtaggtaattttgtaaaaggaaacctaattttgggtatttttgttaactgaaaacTTTTAGTgtgtaattttataaaaagaaaccTAGAAGTggataatcatataattttaccttatttttaaaagaggagggggggggggtttggatCTGTGTGGAGATCTAATCTAGACAATTTGCTATAGTGATTCCAATAAATCCTCATTCTTCGCTAATTGAGTCATGATCGAGTGATCATATAGGCATAAAAATAGTATAgatattttgggtttcataggGGTGGAATGTAATTTCATTACAGTCTGTGTATAGGTGTAGAAAccagggttgaaatcgtctataattccgatctcgtacaattccgtgcaataccaccttcaggcggtgacatgtgtattgataccaatacaatggtccagatctggtacaactaataaaatattGAAACAGTGAAgcggcatttaaatcagatctggaccattgcattggtatcaatacacgtgtcaccccctgaatgtggtatttcacggaattgtacaagattagaattgcagacgatttttttccgtaGAAACCACTgcataaggggaaaaaaatcgtctgcaatttcgatctcgtacaattctgtgaaataccacctcagggggtgacacatgtattgataccaatgcaatgatccagatctgatttaaatgcttcttcattgatttaatgttttattagttgtaccagatctggaccattgtattggtatcaatacacatgtcaccgcctgaaggtggtattacacagaattatacgagatcagaattgtaGATGATTTCAACCCCGCCACAAGGGATGATTCTATTCCCAAGAAAAAGATAGGGGTAATTTTATCCGATCATTTTATCCGATCAATAGTGGACTCAGTCGAGGAAGAGATTTACAAACCTTGTTCTAGAATCTAAGGCACTAATCGACCCTTTAGACCACGTAACAAGTGGGCCCTATGCCCTAATCCTTAAGCCCTAAGCTCTGACGCCCTAGAGCCTTAataagttgatccttgatggaTACTGACCCCATCAGTTTCCAGGACGTAGGGGTAACAAGGCTACACGTAGGTGTAGCCGTGTAGGACTGTCGCAGTACAGGACTGGAAAAGCATTGAAACGAATACCCCACTCTCCTACGGTTACGGACGGCGCTATCTGACTATCTCAAACTcctgtctctctctccacccaaaTACCAAGTAAAAGCAGCCGTTGCATACCAcgctattttctctctctaacactttctctctctaactctTTCTCTTGAGAACGACGTGATCTCTTAACGGGAATGCTAGTAAGCTAAGCTCACGCAAAGCTTTTTATGATATCACGCAGCCTATTACGCAGGACGGGAGCAGAGCAAAAAGAGAAGAACGAGCTAGTGCGcgcactcttcttcttcacagaCAGATTCGGACAGATCGGAAACATCGAGAGTGAGAAGACACAAAGACGAAGACAATGAAAGTTCGTTTTCATTCCATTCGTATTGATGAGACTCTGAGACTCTGGAACTCTGAAACCTACCTGCGCTTCATTTATTTCTCACAATTCTTTGCAGTTTACATCGATCTTTGATCATtctctttcattatttttccaATCGATCGATTCCTTTGGGTTTTCCAGATCGTATCTCACAATGAGGAACAACGTTTCTTGTCTTCACGCTTCTTGATCTTAGTTTCTCATTGTTGATTCTTCTCACGTCATTGAAGCTAGAAGCCTGgaattttcttcattctttctgCCTCGGTTTTATGCGTTTCGAGTTGTTGCTATTACCTGCTTTGTCTTTCTTCATTGGCCTTATTGAAAGCTTCTGATGAATTTTGTCTAATTTGAGAGCCTAAAAAGAGAATCTTGTGGCAGATTGATGAGATCTAGTGCTTACATTGCAGCTTTTCCTTGTATTTCAGTCTTTTAAATAGGATTTTTCTCGCACAGTTGACAATGCCAGGTAAATTCGAGTTCCAGGTTTTAGTCTTGAATCGGATTGAGttgtggaaaaagaaaaagatcgtATTATTCTGATTAgctggatttttatttttattttttttagccGAAGGATTTTTAATTCAAGAAGATGAACGGGCGAGAAAATCTGATTATGAGACATCTGAGGACGAGAGGAGAAGGACTCGGATCGGATCTATTAAGAAGAAGGCAATGAACGCTTCAACCAAGTTTTCACACACTCTCAGGAAAAGAGGTAAAAGAGTCGGCGACTGTCGGTTTCCATCTGTATCAATCGAAGATGTTCGAGATgcgaaggaggaagaagaggtgtTTGGATTTCGTCAGGCTCTGCTCAAGAAAGATCTTCTTCCACCCCGCTTCGATGATTATCATACAATGAGAAGGTATGCAAATTTATCCATTtgtgtttttctctctctactatATCATACCAGATTAAAATTGGgaatttattctttcttttccgATGATTGACAAAATGAATTCCTCAATCATTTTGCTACATTCTGTTCTATGTTGCATTATAATTGATGAATTTGATGCCACAGCATTATCATAAATGAAGAAACTGACATCACGCAGACCCCTCACAGTTTGTCTATCTAAATTTACCTGTACTGTAGTTTGGgtattttgctttctttgatCGAATTAATGTTAGTTTTATACTCCTTGAACAATCAAACTTGTTTTCGGCTCATATttgctattttttaaaatttttcttgatGGTGTCTGGTATTCGAGTTGatcatctttttcatttttgctGTCCCTAAAACCATTCAAGTCTTATTGTTTTCCAAGTCCTCTGTCacttttcttcaatcctttttcAGAAAAGTAGTATATGGTGGAAAAACTATTCCTTGTTTTCTGATACTCGACTAATCTCAAATATAGTATTGGATACGGAACTAGAGAAACCTTTCCTTTTCCTAATTGATGAAAAGTTTGTTTCTTCTAATCAATTGCCCCATCCTAGTGTTTGTTTTTGTCTACCGATCATGGTGTTAGACTTCCTGAATGAGATAGGATTGGATGGAGGCCGCCTTCTGCTGTACAACGTTCATACCTTTGTTCCTATAATTCATAGTTCACTCATTAGAAGTTAGAAGTAGTTTCATTGCTAACTGACAAAGGCAATTTCCCATGCATCTGGAGACAGTAATCCTTATTTTTATCACTTGTTCCATCAATTTCTTCAGTCCAATCCACAACTAAAGATATGTTTAACTAGTTCCCTGACTCTGCAGAGCTTTCGCATTAGCATGTACGGGAAGAAGGTGATCTGCTCTAGGTCTTCAAGCAACGCACCCTTCTCTTTGGGATCTATATTTGATGGTTTCGTGTGTTTTTTATGTCTTTGGAATAGcatattttttgtaatttgtatAAATTCCTTTTTGACTTCTCTTCTCAGAGCTTAGGAACAGAACTAGAAAGATTTCTCCCGTGCTtgtgctttcttcttcttcttcttcttctttttttttttttttttttttttttttgccccacAATGCATTGGTTGACTTCAAGAGATACCTGAGGTGCACATAGTTTGATGAGATGCATGGATTCTTTAGGTTATTAAGGGAAAATTGTAGTATGTTGACCAAGTTGACTTTGTAAATGAGTAAGTTTTCAATGCTTAGTTCCTGTGTtatgtgaaattttcttttgttgttttctcCTAATTCATGGAAGAAGGGTTCTTGTTGATGCAGATTTTTGAAGGCAAGAAAATTTGATCTTGAAAAAACTGTCCAGATGTGGGCAGAAATGCTAAAGTGGAGAAAGGAGTATGGGGTTGAATCTATTGTACAGGTAATCATTCATTCAAAATctcatttattttctgttattttagTGTATACTCTACATATAATTTTCTACGCTCTAATCGATGCTGTACCACAACAAACTGTggttaggattttgtttatgaagaatttgaagaggttCAACGTTATTACCCTCACGGTTACCATGGAGTGGACAAAGAGGGAAGGCCTGTTTATATTGAGAGACTTGGCAAAATTGACCCTACTAAACTTATGGAGGTTACCACAGTGGACCGGTTTTTGAAGTACCATGTTCAGGGGTTTGAGAAGAACTTTTCAGAGAAGTTTCCAGCATGTTCTATTGCTGCGAAAAGGCAAATTAACTCATCAACAACAATTTTGGATGTACAAGGATTGGTATGTTTTAAGACAAATCACTGCTATGATAATTCTATTGCCATGTGGCATAATATTTTGGATTTATTCCTGATTTGCATGGCTTTGTCAATTGGGCAGAACTGGATGAGTTTCAGCAAGGCTGCACATGAATTGATTACCCGCATGCAAAAACTTGATGGTGACAACTATCCTGAGGTGTCTGATTCATAAAGAAACTGCttcaaaagttcaaaatcatTTCAAGTTCTAGAGGAGTTCACTCTCTGTTACTAATAGCAGCTAATCATGTGCAGACATTGAATCAGATGTTCATTGTTAATGCTGGAAGTGGTTTCAAACTTCTATGGAACACTGTAAAAGGTTTTCTTGATCCGAGAACTACCTCAAAGATAAATGTAAGAAGACCTTGTCTTACTTCTAGTGTCTCCAACTTATGCTGGCTTTCGGAAGGTAACTGACATTGATCTGGTTTCGCAGGTTTTAGGAAATAAATTTCAGAGCAAACTGCTGGAAAATATAGACGCAAGGTcaagtttttccttttatcAATTAGAAATTAATATTATTGCACTACCTCAAGAGCTTTTTAGACTTCTTTTCCCAAGTTTCATCCTGTCATTTTGATTCTCAACAGCCAACTGCCGGATTTCCTAGGCGGCTCTTGTTCATGCCCAAATGAAGGAGGGTGCATGAAATCTAATAAGGGACCATGGAATGATCCAGAAATAATGAAGGTCCAATCCTTCTACTCATTGCTACTGTTAATTCATAAATTATGACACATGAACAGATGCCTCAAATACTTTCTTTATCACATATGTTCCCTATCAACAGCAGTTACATACTGGAGAAGCTACACatttaacaaagaaaaaaaaaactagcagTACTTTTTATGAGGACAATGCTCTAGATAAATTACATGCCTCTCAAGGTGACatgccccaaaaaaaaaaacagtacaGTACAGTTTGTACATTGCTTATCTTAGCTTATGTTTGAGTTATTTAaccatttctttttttgtcACAGATTGTTGGTAATGAAATATCCTCTGCTGAGTCAGGATCAGATGTTGAAGTCTCATCAACTGGGCTGAGAATTTCTAGCTTCACACAATTAACAACACTCCGTGAAGAAGTGAGTTTATGCCCGATAATATTTTTATAAGCAGTTGTATGTTTCATATTTCCCTTAGGATCAgctttcctttttatatttgCTATCAGAATGTCGGTGTCAAGAGTCAAGTATAATGTTTAGGGAAAAATTTCTCTGAGCAAGTGGCGGAGGGTACACtagcatcctctctctctctctctctctctctctctctctctctctctctctctctctcacacacacacacacacacatatgaaATGACCTCTCTGTCTCGTATTTGTGAAATAGTTCCATCACCCCTCATTGGTGCACTCCCCTATGCCCTGGGTCAGAGAACCTTTTCTGTAATGTTTATTTCTGGAACTTTTttctttagaattttttttttggagtataCTTGACCATATTATTGGTGTAACAAGAACCAAGATTTGTAAAGTAGCATCAGCATAGAGTAGTTTACTTAGTTGGAGCAATTACTCTTCGGGGAATGTGAGCTTTTCCTTGCATTTAAATAGTCAATCCATCAGCGGACTGCCTGTACCTCTGCATCATTTGTGGTTTGCTGCTTGTATTGGTGATCCTTGTGATCTCCTAGCAAGCTTTCCGCTGCTGATGCTGCTACCTTACCCGCTAGCGTAGGATGCACAAGTTGGGCTAGCCGCTAGTGCAATGCaaccaagaaagagaaaatcacaaaacatgTGCAGATGCTGCCtcatagtttatttattttttttttttttattcacagGGCTGAGAACTTCATAGGCTTCTGTATTTCATATGGATTGTCATATTTTgtctttctcccctttctcaATGAAAAATGCAGATATGACTTATGAGCCTTGCATCCCTTCTTGTCTAGTACGGCAATTTCCTCAAAGAGTTGGTTCATTGAGTTATCAGGTTGTGTCTTCTGTTTCCTGAATGATGGCTTTTGAAGGGAACACACTTACAAGGAGATCGATCATCTGTATGACTTCTTGTCAAGTGCCAGAttcagaagggaaaaaagaaagcataAAGAATTCATAACTTGATATTATTTTAATGTAAAAACCATGCTTGTATAATAAATTAAAAGCATCATCATACCATGAGTAAGACTTAATATACAATTTTATATTCTCAATTGAGGAGCATGAGTCCCTAGTTAAGTTAGGTGATTTACATACTGCAACGTACAACCTGACACTCATCTGTGCAATCCTAACCCGTTCCTACTGAATTATTTTAAGAAAGAACAGTCTGTCAGCTCCTAGACCCCATTTACATCCCTCACAGGTGTCAGAATTTGCACACACTGGCAATTAACCTTGAGTAATGCGACCAATTAGTTATAATACCGTGCAACATTGTGGCTCCTAttctatcattaaaaaaattggtttccTGTTGCCCCACACATATCTGAGAACCTTTAAGGTTGGGAGATTGTTAAGGTCACACTTGCCTGCCATGATTGTACACACAACGAAGGTTGTAAATAGCTTACAATATTTGCCAGCTATTTTCTGAaggaataataaataatatcGTGTTTTAAAATCGTGGATTACACAATTCAATCTGAACTTAGTAACAATACCTTCCCAACTGCTTGCAATTGGCTGTACCTCTTCAGCCCCTTCACATGTTTAAATAGGTGTGGCTGAAGGTTTTAAATGTCCTGCCAACATGACAAAATCCTCCATTTTATCTGGCCTCAGATCAACAGGGCAGAACAACAAAACACGGGCTGAGGTCATGTGgattttgaagagagagattttttgaAAGCTTACTGATCCTTATTTTATAAACAATGTAGTGCTTTATTGGAAAGTAATAGGTTCGCACCCAGATGTATTATAGGACACATGTTGAAAAATTGTACAAAAGTACTAATCCCATGCAAACCAGTGAATTACAGTTCAAAGCCTTGCTGACTTCTTGTGTATGTTCTTGGGATGCTGAACTTTTACACCTGTCTAATTTCTGCATCTCCTTTTCCCgccccaaaaataaataaataaagaggaaaataaataacatcTTCTTCATTGTTGGTTCCTACTCTTTTCTCAGGAAAGAATAGATGATCTTGTACCCGTCCGCAGCCAGGTTGAATCAGTTGGTATTGCCACTGCGGTTGAAGATGTCAGTTCAACAGGTAAATGATCAGCAGGCaactttttatttaatgaagtaCTTTCTGGTACAAGATCAGCAAGcaaattttcatttaataaaGCATTTGCTGGTACATGATCagcaagaaaatttttatttaataaagaaTTTGCTTGATGTTAATGCTTGCATCAAACTATGCAACATAATCATCTGCATAAATCATCAGAGTTACTGAGTCCATAGGATTTACTCCCCGCACTATGATCCGAGTTTTTTGCTTGGCAATTATGTAGTTCTGGGTCAATGTTGTTGCTTTTTCTATCAAGTGTCTAGCTTATACCAAGTTTTTGTTGAAGCCTCTTCACTCTGGGTTTATGTTACTAAGGCATATTTTTCTCCTTGGGAGGGTGGGAAGGTGTCGTGTACTTGTTACCCAGGGATATCTTCCCCTTGCATTCTCTGCTTCTAAATTGTTAGAGAGGCAACAACCATCTCTATCCTGCATTACTAGTTAATTGTTTTCTCCTCTTGGCTAgtgaaaaggggggggggggggggggatgatgaaggaagagaatgGACATTAGCTAACCTACTGAATAACCTGCATCACAGTTATCAATATACAGAATATATTGACAGATTATGGAAGCACTGATAACCAGCATCATAGTGATCAATATACAGAATATATTGACAGATTATGGAAGCACTGATAACCAGCATCACAGTGATCAATATATAGGGAGAAGATGATGGAGGAAGAGAATGGACATTAGCTAACCTACTGAATAACCAGCATCATAGTGATCAATATACAGAATATATTGACAGATTATGGAAGCACTGATAACTCTAGTTTAGACCAATGGATGGGGCAGATATTATAAACCGAAGGAGGGTCCTAATATGTTGATTCAATGCTGAAAATTCCAGGTTCATCCAACAGATGGTTG is part of the Macadamia integrifolia cultivar HAES 741 chromosome 9, SCU_Mint_v3, whole genome shotgun sequence genome and encodes:
- the LOC122089819 gene encoding phosphatidylinositol/phosphatidylcholine transfer protein SFH9-like encodes the protein MPAEGFLIQEDERARKSDYETSEDERRRTRIGSIKKKAMNASTKFSHTLRKRGKRVGDCRFPSVSIEDVRDAKEEEEVFGFRQALLKKDLLPPRFDDYHTMRRFLKARKFDLEKTVQMWAEMLKWRKEYGVESIVQDFVYEEFEEVQRYYPHGYHGVDKEGRPVYIERLGKIDPTKLMEVTTVDRFLKYHVQGFEKNFSEKFPACSIAAKRQINSSTTILDVQGLNWMSFSKAAHELITRMQKLDGDNYPETLNQMFIVNAGSGFKLLWNTVKGFLDPRTTSKINVLGNKFQSKLLENIDASQLPDFLGGSCSCPNEGGCMKSNKGPWNDPEIMKIVGNEISSAESGSDVEVSSTGLRISSFTQLTTLREEERIDDLVPVRSQVESVGIATAVEDVSSTEDSIDNVTERRLKKFISRLTTLVAQFLLEVLAVLHIVRFGFGKIVSMNNASERLENQRISESASPSSEDQLASQAAREDLIRPCLQRLQSLETLVAELTNKPVKIPPEKDNMLLESLSRIKSIEYDLQKTKKALQATASKQVALAESLENLKETNLRKNYSCWFNNCKPHPPGS